The proteins below are encoded in one region of Triticum aestivum cultivar Chinese Spring chromosome 1B, IWGSC CS RefSeq v2.1, whole genome shotgun sequence:
- the LOC123143538 gene encoding putative F-box protein At1g30920, whose product MRTVASLTDDLLVAILSRLPVKSLRRCMCVSRTWRGIISHPHNQRQLPQTLEGFFYVPRSEPAPAPSFTNVTGTVRPLVSPLFDFLPQHQSIFLLSCCNGLLLCRCWEGQDDFHYVVCNPATEEWVRLPDSINAGTECMARLGFDPAVSDHFHVFEFSEDHDISQPGMEVYSSETGEWVHKENGWIDTEDDEAFVSLVGHHSGDVFLNGCLHFLTMDDDIAVVDTEGKTWRKIPIPELCTVGLIQKSQGSLHFVSFLETDESMVELVVYVLENYRSQEWILKHSTDASYIFGEREIDLIQGFQWVAMHPDCNIIFLTVGWDNTLVSYDMDHHKIQEICDLGGDDNPRYLPYVPLYSELQTLHA is encoded by the coding sequence ATGCGGACGGTGGCTAGCCTTACCGACGACCTCCTTGTCGCGATCCTCTCCCGTCTCCCCGTCAAGTCGCTCCGCCGCTGCATGTGCGTCTCCAGGACCTGGCGGGGCATCATCTCGCACCCGCACAACCAAAGGCAGCTGCCGCAGACCCTCGAGGGCTTCTTCTACGTGCCCCGCAGCGAGCCGGCGCCAGCTCCCAGTTTCACCAACGTCACCGGGACAGTCCGCCCTCTGGTCTCTCCTCTCTTTGATTTCCTGCCGCAGCACCAGAGCATCTTCCTGCTGTCCTGCTGCAACGGCCTCCTCCTCTGCCGCTGCTGGGAAGGCCAGGACGACTTCCATTACGTCGTGTGCAATCCAGCCACGGAGGAGTGGGTCCGGTTGCCCGACTCGATCAATGCCGGCACCGAGTGCATGGCACGTCTGGGTTTTGACCCAGCTGTGTCGGATCACTTCCATGTGTTTGAGTTCTCCGAGGATCACGACATCAGCCAACCCGGAATGGAGGTGTATTCCTCTGAAACAGGGGAATGGGTTCACAAGGAGAACGGATGGATTGATACGGAAGATGATGAAGCATTTGTTTCCCTTGTTGGTCATCACTCGGGAGATGTGTTTCTTAACGGCTGTCTGCATTTTCTCACCATGGATGATGATATAGCCGTGGTGGACACCGAGGGGAAAACATGGAGGAAGATACCTATCCCTGAACTTTGCACTGTTGGTCTCATTCAGAAATCTCAGGGTTCTTTGCATTTTGTCAGTTTTCTTGAAACTGATGAAAGTATGGTTGAACTGGTGGTTTATGTTCTTGAGAACTACCGCAGTCAAGAATGGATATTGAAGCATAGCACCGACGCTTCATATATATTTGGAGAGAGAGAGATTGATCTTATACAGGGTTTTCAGTGGGTTGCAATGCATCCAGACTGTAACATCATCTTCTTAACTGTGGGGTGGGATAATACATTGGTCTCTTATGATATGGATCATCACAAAATTCAAGAGATCTGTGATCTTGGAGGAGACGACAATCCGCGATATCTGCCATATGTGCCATTGTACTCTGAGTTACAAACTCTGCACGCATGA